The Desulfuromonas acetexigens genome includes a region encoding these proteins:
- the priA gene encoding replication restart helicase PriA has product MSSLIATVAIAAPIDKPLSYLVPDSLRESARVGVRLRVPLGRRQAVGYLLALAEGDPAGLKPVAEVLDAAPLFAPELVPFFTRAAEYYGHPLGEVIRTALPAGLSGRGAEIAILREKLYTATDLPGQPSSALQKEVLALVRAAGQLTVSELRAHVAAPYGALRRLVELGYLEESETERRRDPFLDLPVTPDASATPTAEQAAVLARLEPALSGGEFAPFLLHGVTGSGKTEIYLRAIDQILAQGRRALVLVPEIALTPQLVGRFRARFHGGRASIAVLHSGLSDGERYDAWRAIARGEVQIVIGARSAVFAPLDKLGIIVVDEEHEASYKQGEGFRYHARDLALLRGQMAYATVLLGSATPAVTTFQRAQSGQTGYLELRGRVLSRELPQIELVDLAATPFGEHLSAPLLTALEENLTRGEQSLLLLNRRGFAPYLLCADCGATFRCPNCEITLTFHRQNRLLRCHYCDYQQTPPELCPNCNGGNIHPEGIGTERLESELAERFPEARIARMDRDTTARKGAHQSLMERMTGREIDILVGTQMVAKGHDFHGVTLVGVVNADATLNFPDFRSAERTFALLTQVAGRAGRGELPGRVIIQTRNPDHYALACAASHDYRGFYEQEAAFRQELGYPPFGHLVNLVLSGNDGERVAAAAQELVSALFQAAGEVEVLGPAPCPLAKLRGKSRIQILLKSPTRPSLRRLLARLPALRKKIPAGVALAVDVDPVDML; this is encoded by the coding sequence ATGTCCTCACTCATTGCCACTGTGGCCATCGCCGCCCCCATCGACAAACCTCTCTCCTACCTCGTCCCCGACTCCCTGCGAGAGTCGGCGCGGGTCGGGGTGCGGCTGCGCGTCCCCCTCGGGCGGCGGCAGGCGGTCGGCTATCTCCTGGCCCTGGCCGAGGGCGATCCCGCCGGGCTCAAACCGGTGGCCGAGGTACTTGACGCCGCCCCTCTCTTCGCGCCCGAACTGGTCCCCTTTTTCACCCGCGCCGCCGAGTACTACGGCCATCCCCTCGGCGAGGTGATCCGCACCGCGTTGCCCGCCGGACTCTCCGGACGGGGCGCGGAAATCGCCATTCTCCGGGAAAAGCTCTATACGGCTACAGACCTGCCCGGACAGCCGAGCAGCGCTTTGCAAAAGGAGGTGCTGGCCCTGGTCCGCGCCGCCGGGCAGCTGACGGTGAGCGAACTGCGGGCGCATGTGGCCGCCCCCTACGGCGCTCTGCGGCGGCTGGTGGAACTCGGCTATCTCGAAGAGAGCGAAACCGAGCGCCGGCGCGACCCCTTTCTCGATCTGCCGGTCACGCCCGATGCGTCGGCGACCCCCACCGCCGAGCAGGCGGCTGTACTGGCGCGGCTTGAACCGGCGCTCTCCGGCGGCGAGTTCGCTCCGTTTCTGCTGCACGGGGTCACCGGTAGCGGCAAGACCGAAATCTACCTGCGCGCCATCGACCAGATCTTGGCCCAAGGGCGACGGGCGCTGGTGCTGGTGCCGGAGATCGCCCTCACGCCGCAACTGGTGGGGCGTTTTCGCGCTCGCTTCCACGGCGGTCGGGCGAGTATCGCCGTGCTTCATTCCGGGCTCTCCGACGGCGAGCGCTACGACGCCTGGCGGGCCATCGCCCGTGGCGAAGTGCAGATCGTCATCGGCGCCCGCTCGGCGGTCTTCGCCCCTCTCGATAAGTTGGGGATCATCGTCGTCGACGAGGAACACGAGGCGAGCTACAAGCAGGGGGAGGGCTTTCGCTATCACGCCCGCGATCTCGCCCTGCTGCGCGGCCAGATGGCCTACGCGACGGTGCTGCTCGGCAGCGCCACTCCCGCCGTCACCACTTTCCAGCGGGCGCAGAGCGGCCAGACCGGCTATCTGGAACTCCGTGGCCGGGTTCTTTCCCGGGAACTGCCGCAAATCGAACTGGTCGATCTGGCCGCCACCCCCTTCGGCGAACACCTCTCCGCGCCGCTCTTGACCGCTCTGGAAGAGAATCTGACCCGGGGCGAACAGTCGTTGCTGTTGCTCAACCGCCGCGGCTTTGCCCCTTATCTCCTCTGCGCCGACTGCGGCGCGACCTTCCGCTGCCCCAACTGCGAAATTACCCTGACCTTCCATCGGCAAAACCGGCTGCTGCGCTGCCATTATTGCGACTATCAGCAGACGCCGCCGGAGCTTTGCCCCAACTGCAACGGGGGCAACATCCATCCCGAGGGGATTGGCACCGAGCGCCTCGAAAGCGAGCTGGCCGAGCGCTTTCCCGAGGCGCGCATCGCCCGCATGGATCGCGACACCACCGCCCGCAAGGGGGCGCATCAGTCCCTGATGGAGCGCATGACCGGCCGCGAGATCGACATTCTCGTCGGTACCCAGATGGTCGCCAAGGGACACGACTTTCACGGCGTCACCTTGGTCGGGGTGGTCAACGCCGACGCCACCCTCAACTTTCCCGATTTTCGCAGCGCCGAGCGGACCTTCGCCCTCCTCACCCAGGTCGCCGGGCGGGCCGGGCGGGGGGAGTTGCCGGGACGGGTCATCATCCAGACTCGCAACCCTGACCATTACGCCCTGGCCTGTGCCGCGAGCCACGACTATCGCGGGTTTTACGAGCAGGAAGCCGCTTTCCGCCAGGAACTCGGTTATCCCCCCTTCGGCCATCTGGTCAATCTCGTTCTCTCCGGCAACGACGGCGAGCGGGTCGCTGCCGCCGCGCAGGAACTGGTCTCCGCCCTCTTTCAGGCTGCCGGGGAAGTCGAAGTCCTCGGCCCCGCTCCCTGTCCCCTGGCCAAGCTGCGGGGGAAAAGCCGGATACAGATCCTGCTCAAATCCCCGACGCGCCCCTCCCTGCGCCGCCTCCTCGCCCGACTGCCCGCGCTGCGCAAAAAAATCCCCGCCGGCGTCGCCCTCGCCGTCGACGTCGATCCGGTCGATATGCTTTAA